The following proteins are co-located in the Gossypium hirsutum isolate 1008001.06 chromosome A02, Gossypium_hirsutum_v2.1, whole genome shotgun sequence genome:
- the LOC107931679 gene encoding kinesin-like protein KIN-4A: protein MEVTENCSVKVAVHIRPLIADERTQGCKECVTVTKGKPQVQIGTHSFTYDHVYGHGASPSSSMFEECVAPLVDGLFQGYNATVLAYGQTGSGKTYTMGTAIKDDSGTGLIPQVMNALFKKIETLKHQTEFQLHVSFIEILKEEVRDLLDSEPLSKPVTPNGNAAKVTVPGRPPIQIRESSNGVITLAGSTEVAVSILQEMAACLEQGSINRATGSTNMNNQSSRSHAIFTITLEQMHKIQSVSAVNDTSDEDMREEYLCAKLHLVDLAGSERAKRTGSDGLRLKEGIHINRGLLALGNVISALGDEKKRKEGVHVPYRDSKLTRLLQDSLGGNSKTVMIACVSPADINAEESLNTLKYANRARNIQNKPVVNRDLVSNEMQKMRQQLQYLQAELCARGGPTLDIQTLKERITWLEATNEDLRRELHEYRSLRAVAECCETGAQESRSCFVKIDGHKRAIQSMDLPDYQMDEDLSDDNPGEIDEVAKELEHALRRNNMDRELNELNKRLEQKESEMKLVGGTDTEALKQHFQKKITELEEEKRIVQQERDCLLAAVENRAANSDSQIQKAQEINVQKLKALEAQISDLKKKQENQVELLKQKQRSDEAAKRLQAEIQYIKAQKVQLQHKIKQEAEQFRQWKAYREKELLQLKKEGRRNEYERHKLEALNQRQKQVLQRKTEEAAMATKRLKELLEARKYSIRDNSVNHNGHTPNGQSNEKSMQKWLDHELEVMVNVREVRFAYEKQIQVQTALTEELTLLKQVDQLSSNGEIPHRVNKGHSRLLSMSPNARKERIASLENMLSMSSNALTAMASQLSEAEERERGSVGRGRWNQVRSINDAKNLLQYLFNTTAESRCHLREKDLEIKDLKQQLKDLTALLWQSEAQKKELVKEQMMREQAVAIALATSASGNSRSSSKHLADDLSGPLSPVSLPAPKQLKFTPGFVNVSVRDSAAFLDQTRKMVPVGHLSMMKLTTKGQTGKLWRWKRSHHQWLLQFRWKWQKPWKLSEWIKHSDETIMRSKPRALALTDRI, encoded by the exons ATGGAAGTAACGGAGAATTGTTCGGTGAAAGTCGCCGTTCATATAAGGCCGTTAATCGCAGATGAACGAACTCAAGGTTGTAAAGAATGTGTTACTGTCACTAAAGGAAAGCCTCAG GTGCAAATCGGGACGCATTCCTTTACATATGATCATGTTTATGGACATGGTGCTTCTCCATCGAGTTCCATGTTCGAAGAATGCGTTGCTCCTCTTGTTGATGGTTTGTTCCAAGGGTACAATGCTACTGTACTTGCTTATGGCCAG ACAGGATCTGGGAAAACATATACCATGGGGACAGCCATCAAAGATGATTCTGGTACAGGATTGATTCCTCAGGTTATGAATGCACTGTTCAAGAAAATTGAAACACTGAAGCATCAAACAGAATTCCAGCTACATGTTTCCTTCATAGAG ATCCTGAAAGAAGAAGTGAGGGATTTACTGGATTCTGAACCTCTAAGCAAACCTGTAACTCCTAATGGAAATGCCGCGAAAGTTACAGTTCCAGGAAGGCCACCCATACAAATTCGTGAATCGTCAAATGGAGTTATAACACTAGCTGGGTCCACTGAAGTTGCAGTCAGTATACTGCAAGAAATGGCTGCTTGCTTGGAACAAGGATCAATAAATAGGGCAACCGGGAGCACAAATATGAATAACCAGTCCAG TCGGTCCCATGCCATCTTCACAATCACGTTAGAACAAATGCACAAAATCCAATCAGTTTCTGCTGTTAATGACACTTCGGATGAAGATATGCGGGAAGAGTATTTATGTGCAAAGCTCCATTTGGTGGACCTTGCTGGATCTGAGCGAGCTAAAAGAACAGGTTCTGATGGTCTTCGGTTGAAAGAAG GTATCCATATTAACAGAGGACTTCTTGCACTTGGCAATGTAATCAGTGCCCTTGGGGATGAAAAAAAGCGTAAAGAAGGTGTGCATGTTCCTTACCGAGACAGTAAACTGACTCGACTCTTGCAG gATTCACTTGGTGGAAACAGCAAAACGGTTATGATAG CTTGTGTAAGTCCTGCAGACATCAATGCAGAGGAAAGTCTTAATACTCTGAAATATGCTAATCGTGCTCGCAATATCCAGAATAAGCCTGTT GTGAATAGAGATTTAGTATCCAATGAGATGCAAAAAATGCGTCAGCAGCTACAGTACTTACAAGCAGAACTTTGTGCTCGAGGAGGGCCTACTTTAGACATACAG ACTCTCAAAGAAAGGATTACTTGGCTGGAGGCTACTAATGAGGATCTTCGTCGAGAACTTCATGAATACCGCAGCTTACGTGCTGTTGCAGAGTGTTGTGAAACCGGTGCTCAA GAAAGCCGTTCATGTTTTGTAAAAATTGATGGACATAAGAGGGCCATTCAAAGTATGGACTTACCTGATTATCAAATGGATGAAGATCTTTCAG ATGACAATCCTGGAGAAATTGATGAAGTAGCTAAAGAATTGGAGCACGCACTTCGAAGAAATAACATGGATAGAGAATTGAATGAGTTGAACAAGCGCTTGGAGCAGAAAGAG TCTGAGATGAAACTTGTTGGAGGAACTGATACTGAAGCACTAAAGCAGCACTTTCAGAAGAAAATCACGGAACTTGAGGAGGAAAAAAGAATTGTGCAG CAAGAAAGAGATTGTTTGTTAGCTGCAGTCGAGAACCGTGCTGCTAATTCTGACTCACAAATTCAAAAGGCGCAAGAGATCAATGTGCAGAAACTAAAAGCGCTTGAGGCACAG ATTTCTGATCTCAAGAAGAAACAGGAAAACCAGGTTGAGCTCTTAAAGCAGAAACAGAGAAGTGATGAAGCAGCAAAACGGTTGCAAGCAGAAATACAGTACATTAAGGCTCAAAAA GTTCAGTTACAGCACAAGATAAAACAAGAGGCAGAACAATTTCGACAATGGAAGGCCTATCGTGAAAAAGAGTTGTTGCAG CTTAAAAAAGAGGGAAGGAGGAATGAGTATGAAAGGCATAAGCTTGAAGCCCTGAATCAACGCCAAAAGCAG GTTCTTCAAAGGAAAACAGAAGAGGCGGCAATGGCTACCAAAAGGCTGAAAGAGTTGTTAGAGGCACGGAAATATTCTATACGTGACAACTCAG TTAATCACAATGGACATACACCAAATGGACAG AGCAATGAAAAATCTATGCAAAAGTGGCTTGATCATGAGCTAGAAGTAATGGTGAATGTACGTGAAGTTCGTTTTGCGTATGAGAAACAGATCCAAGT GCAAACTGCTCTGACAGAGGAGTTAACCTTATTGAAACAAGTGGATCAGTTGTCTTCAAATGGTGAAATTCCTCACAGAGTAAACAAAGGACATTCTAG ATTGTTATCTATGTCACCAAATGCGAGAAAGGAAAGAATAGCCTCCCTTGAGAACATGCTCAGCATGTCTTCAAATGCACTCACAGCAATGGCTTCACAACTCTCGGAGGCAGAAGAAAGGGAACGTGGGTCGGTTGGTCGTGGGCGGTGGAATCAAGTACGCTCAATAAATGATGCAAAGAACTTGCTTCAATACTTGTTTAACACTACTGCAGAATCAAG GTGCCACTTGCGGGAGAAAGATTTGGAAATTAAGGACCTCAAACAGCAATTAAAGGATCTCACAGCTCTATTATGGCAAAGTGAGGCACAGAAAAAAGAGCTTGTGAAGGAGCAAATGATGAGGGAGCAAGCTGTTGCTATTGCCTTAGCTACATCAGCTTCG GGGAACTCTCGCAGTTCGTCTAAACACTTAGCCGATGATTTGAGTGGTCCGCTTTCACCAGTGTCACTGCCAGCCCCTAAGCAACTAAAATTTACACCTGGGTTTGTTAATGTATCTGTTAGAGACTCAGCAGCATTTCTAGATCAAACACGAAAG ATGGTACCAGTTGGACATTTATCAATGATGAAATTGACAACCAAGGGACAAACCGGAAAACTCTGGAGGTGGAAGAGAAGTCATCACCAATGGCTACTTCAATTTAGATGGAAATGGCAGAAACCATGGAAACTATCAGAATGGATCAAACACAGCGACGAAACCATCATGAGATCAAAGCCTCGTGCACTTGCTCTAACTGACCGGATATGA
- the LOC107931694 gene encoding probable inactive receptor kinase At5g67200 → MPKTKFKPVLHLFFFFFIWVSVPCFSRPVITYPPQTSLLFSSDAVSILSFKSKADLDNKLLYALNERFDYCQWRGVKCAQGRVVRYILQNAALRGVFPANSLSKLDQLRVLSLRNNSLSGPIPDLSSLYNLKSLFLGHNNFSGTFPPSILLLHRITSLDLSYNELTGPIPANLTDLERLNVLRLEWNRFDGPVPALNQSFLLIFNVSGNNLTGKIPVTPTLSKFNTTAFSLNPDLCGEIINKACASRAPFFGSPSASGPLGQSAEAQSGGGGGVMVLSPPSSPKKSHRRTGVVLGFTIGIALILFSVLLALAVVKKQRVDSKGTKPTTIASPEVTNSNAGNSRNHIGEPPERKTMMPEIQRLKKSGNLVFVGGEVEGYSLEQLMRASAELLGRGTMATTYKAVVDRQLILTVKRLDAGRTAVTGGEAFEQHMEAVGGLVHPNLVPLRAYFQAKGERLVIYDYQPNGSVFNLVHGSRSTRAKPLHWTSCLKIAEDVAQGLAYIHQASRLVHGNLKSTNVLLGTDFEACLTDYCLAVLADSSSTEDPDSLAYKAPEIRKSNRKLTPKSDVYAFGVFLLELLTGKHPSQHPVLVPHDLLEWVRTIREDDVGEYRWLGMLTEVASVCSLTSPEQRPAMWQALKMIQEIKESAMMEDRASFGHS, encoded by the exons atgccaaaaacaAAGTTCAAACCTGTACTtcatctcttcttcttcttcttcatctgggTTTCAGTACCCTGTTTTTCTAGGCCTGTTATAACTTACCCTCCACAAACCAGTTTACTCTTCTCCTCCGACGCCGTTTCGATCCTCTCTTTCAAGTCCAAAGCTGACCTCGATAACAAGTTGCTTTACGCTCTCAATGAGCGCTTCGATTATTGTCAATGGCGTGGCGTTAAATGTGCCCAAGGCCGTGTTGTCCGTTACATCCTCCAAAACGCCGCCCTACGCGGTGTTTTTCCCGCCAACTCACTCTCAAAGCTCGACCAGCTTCGGGTCCTTAGCTTACGAAACAACTCACTTTCAGGTCCTATCCCTGACTTGTCCTCTCTTTACAACCTTAAATCCTTGTTTTTAGGTCATAATAATTTTTCCGGTACTTTCCCACCGTCGATCTTGTTACTTCATAGGATAACTTCTCTTGATCTTTCTTATAATGAGTTAACCGGTCCGATTCCGGCTAATTTAACTGATTTGGAACGGTTGAATGTCCTTCGGCTTGAATGGAACCGATTTGACGGACCAGTCCCGGCATTGAACCAATCTTTTCTACTCATTTTCAATGTTTCCGGCAACAATCTGACCGGGAAAATACCGGTGACGCCTACTTTATCGAAGTTCAATACGACGGCGTTTTCATTGAACCCTGATTTATGTGGGGAGATTATCAATAAAGCTTGTGCTTCACGTGCTCCTTTTTTCGGTTCTCCTTCAGCATCCGGTCCGTTAGGTCAAAGTGCGGAGGCCCAAAGCGGCGGCGGCGGTGGGGTTATGGTTCTTTCACCGCCTTCTTCGCCGAAGAAGAGTCACCGGAGAACTGGGGTGGTCCTTGGGTTTACCATCGGCATTGCTTTAATCTTATTTTCAGTATTGTTAGCTTTAGCTGTGGTTAAAAAACAAAGAGTGGACTCGAAAGGGACAAAGCCGACAACGATAGCTTCACCGGAAGTAACAAACTCAAATGCCGGAAACTCGAGAAACCATATCGGAGAACCACCGGAGAGGAAGACAATGATGCCGGAAATTCAAAGGCTGAAAAAGAGTGGGAATTTAGTGTTCGTCGGTGGTGAAGTTGAAGGTTATAGTTTAGAACAGTTAATGAGAGCTTCAGCCGAGTTATTAGGGAGAGGTACAATGGCAACTACGTATAAGGCAGTGGTTGATCGGCAATTGATTTTGACGGTGAAGAGATTGGACGCTGGCAGAACAGCGGTGACCGGCGGTGAAGCTTTTGAACAACATATGGAGGCTGTTGGTGGGTTGGTACATCCCAATTTAGTGCCCCTTAGAGCTTATTTTCAAGCCAAAGGTGAAAGACTTGTGATCTATGATTATCAACCCAATGGAAGTGTTTTCAATCTTGTTCATG GTTCAAGATCCACAAGGGCAAAGCCACTTCATTGGACATCATGTTTAAAGATAGCTGAAGATGTAGCACAAGGCCTTGCTTACATCCACCAAGCATCAAGGCTCGTCCACGGCAACTTGAAATCCACCAACGTGCTCCTCGGGACTGATTTCGAAGCCTGCCTTACCGACTATTGCCTCGCTGTCCTTGCAGATTCTTCTTCAACCGAAGATCCCGATTCTTTAGCCTATAAAGCTCCCGAGATTCGAAAATCCAACCGCAAGCTCACTCCCAAATCCGATGTTTACGCTTTCGGCGTCTTCTTACTCGAGCTATTGACAGGTAAACATCCCTCGCAACATCCGGTGCTCGTGCCCCATGACTTGTTGGAATGGGTTAGAACGATACGAGAAGATGATGTAGGGGAATATCGTTGGCTTGGGATGTTGACTGAAGTTGCTAGTGTTTGTAGCTTAACGTCGCCGGAGCAGAGGCCGGCGATGTGGCAAGCGTTGAAGATGATACAAGAGATAAAGGAGAGTGCAATGATGGAGGATAGGGCATCTTTTGGACATTCATAG